The genome window TCAAAGGGCGTTGGATGCGGATGTCGTTGAGCGCCAAATGAATCGATTGCGCTTCATAATAGCCAATCAGGATCGGCATCAGCCGGTTCCCATACTTTTCCTTTAAAATAATGAGCTGGTCCGCTCCCGTTTCATCAAGGCGCAGTTCGTAAAATTCCATTTCGATCATAAATAACAACCCCTGTTTTTCCCCGTTCCGGTTCGCTAATACGCCGTTTCGACGGATCCGGTATTGGTGGAAATTCCCAACTGTTGAAATATTTTGCCAAGCTCCAGCGTCGGCAATCCAATGATATTATGAAAAGAGCCTTTAATTTCCTTCACCAGGACTTTTCCCCGTCCTTGAATAGCGTAGGCGCCCGCTTTGTCCATCGGTTCGCCGCTCTTCACGTATTCTTCAATATCCTGCAGCGACAAATTCCGAAAACGAACGGACGAACAGACGGCCTGGACGATCTGGATATTTTGTTTTTGATTGTATACGCAAATTCCCGTCCATACTTCGTGCCAGCGATTGGAGAGGCGGCTCAGCATCAGGAGCGCTTCTTCCGGAGATTTCGGTTTTCCCATGATAACCGCATCGACGGCGACGACCGTATCCGCCCCTACGATCAAGTAATCGGCGTAGGCTTGTCCCACTTTAACCGCTTTTTCCAACGCCATGCGCGAAGCGTAAACATTGGGCCGTTCTCCCAAAGGCGGCATTTCAACCAAATCGCTGGGAATCGTTTGGAATACGATATCCATCTTCTCCAACAATTTCCGGCGCCGGGGAGATTCGCTCGCGAGAATGATGCCTGAGAAAACGGGAAATCCCATTATCGATAATCCATTAGGAAGATTATATTATCATTAGATTATAGGATCAGCGGCGAAAAGCACAAAGGGACTGGCCTTCGCCTTTTTTTCCCCAATTGTCGGATTCGATCGATTGCAACCCCCTTTTTGTCAATATTGGCCGCCATCTCCAACACTCGCCGACGGAAAAACCAATTCGTACCACAAAGACGGCTGATTGCGCATAAGATCGACGACAACCGCCTCATCCGAAAATTGGATCGCCTGAGGAATAACTTCTTTGCGGACGCCGCGTTCGTCGAGAGAGAACAGTTTCGCGCTGACTAGAGGCGCTTCTTTCAAAGGCGGATCCGTTCGGCTGAACGTCAGTTGCAACGGAATCGCTTCCACCATCGGCGGACCTTCGCCCCATTGATTGCCCACGGATTCCTTGCCGCCGTCCTTCCATTTCATGCCTTGATTCTCCGCATAACCCGTCGCCGTCAACAGCCAGGAGCGTTCCTTGTTTTTCTCGCCCATATAGGTGAGAAGAATGTTGGCCCAATCTTGAATCGTCTCGCCGATCTCCAATTTTACGCCATGACCCAGATCGAAATGGCGCCCGGAAACGAAACCGACGAATCCCTTGGTTTTTTCCGCCCGGATCGCCGCGAACGATTTGCCTTTCATGGAATTGTCCCAGGTCAATTCGTCCGTATCGGAAGTCATGATGCGCGTTGTCGGCGGAACCTTGGGATTTTCTACAGGCTGAGGATTCTCTTCGAATCGCATTTCCGTCCGCATCCAATAAGGGGCGGTACTTTTTATCCCCGCATCGCTGAAGGGGCGATACCAGGTACTGCCGTTATGTTCCGTCAAGTTGCCGAGATATTCCCGATAGCTCATCGCGCCCACGGCGCGTTGCTTGGCTGGAGATATATCTCCTCGCAAAAACATATTGGCCGCCGCCGGCATGGCCAGCATTTTCGGCGTATTTCCGGCGATATCGAAAAAACTATTCATGGATTTTTTGCTGAAATTGTTGTTATGGCTATAGGCGAAGAAAAAGACGCCGTCCCAATCCTGAAACGCGGCGTAGGCCATCGTCAGAGGAATGCACTCGGAGGCGTAAGTATTGGGCGCAGGGTGGTTATATTCCGAAACGGTATAGGCGCGCCCTTCCACCCGCGCCTGCATCAACTGTTCCAGCGGATTGCTCATTTCGTTAAGGATGGAGTCGTTGCGGACATACCAATCAACGGCGTCCCAAGGCTTGTTGGGAAAAACGGGATGCCGCCAATAAGCGTGATGATCGATGAAATCGTTGGCCAATTGCGACGCAACGGCGCCGAATCCCAACTGCGTCCCGGCGATTATCGATTTCACTCCCAACTCGCCGCGTAAATATTGGTTCATATCCTGATAATACTGCGTCTCGCGTTGTACCAAAAATTCGATCCAATCCCGCTTCGCCGCCGCCGATCTCTCGCCGAAACGGCTGCGCGGAAGTACGTTGATCGATGCGTTTTCCAGACTCTCGCCCGCTGGAAGCCCAATTGGAGTCCCATCGATCAATGAAAACTGCGCCACCCATAATATGCCCAATTCATCGCCCAAATCGCCGATATCCAAGCGAGCGTCCGGTTCGTCCCGATTGGGGGAGAAGGACAATTCCACTTTCTTCCATTCGGAACCAACTTGGATATTTTTCGCTTCGTCCAATCCTTCCCAAGGACTATGATTCATTTTGACGCCAACGCTGACATCGCGAGATCGATCGGATTTCATCCAGGCTGAGAATGAATAGAATCCGCCGCCTTTTAAACTAAGGCCGGGATAAAAAGTTTGGACATGCCACGATTCTTTGCCAACAGCGGTCGTGGTCAATTTCAGCGCCTCGGCGCCGTCCGGCCCTTCGGGAACGATTTGCCTGGTTCCCTTCCCTTCCTCGATTTGTTGGAATACCCAATGATTCGCTCCCTCTTTCAATTGTTCCTGACCGGAACCGGAAGCAGCGGCGCGCCAGGCGGTTTGCACAGCGCCGGTATTGGCGTATTTCTTTTGCAGAAAACGATTCCAATCCAGTTGCAAGGGTACGACGTATTCCGCGGGAAGATCGTCCAAATCGCCGCCGCTCCACTTGCTCGCCAAGCCGCTTTCGTTATTGATTTCGATCATAGCGATGCACGGTTCCTCGATATATCGCGTTCCCGTGTAGGGATTGCGATGAGTCAACAGATCGCGGGCGTAGTTTTTCTGCAATTCGATCAGACGGGGAAAGTAGTGATCGACGCCCTTGTCGTAGCCTGGAAGTTTGTCCGCTTGCGGCAAACCGTCGGCGGCGACCGTCTTCCGGCCCACTTTCAAATTGATATTGGAATAAATTCCATGGCGTTTCAGTTGATAAATGAAATAATCGAAGCGGTCGAGATTTTCCGCGTCCAGCGCTTGTTTCTCCGGCGTTCCCTCTTTCCAGACGCCGTTAGGAGCGCGCAGGGTGTCCATATGATGATGACGTATTCCATTAATGCCGTATTTGGCCATGCGCGCAGCGACTTTTTCCGATTGTTCATGAGTGGGGAAATTGCCGCTGAAAGCCATGTTGACGCCAAGGATGCGAAAGCGCCGTCCTGCGCCATCGATGAAATGGCCGTTTTCGATATGAATGAAGCCGCTTTTGCCGGCGGGTTTGTCCAGCAAAGCGCTGACATTGGTTACACCGTCGCCGGCGTCATCCCAAGGCAGCAAAAACGGCGTCAACTCTCCCGCATTCAAAGAAACGGCAATGCCGGATAGAATACATAAACATAGGATTGAATTTCGGTCGCAGCGCGTCATGACAATGCTCCTTTATGGGAATGAAAGCTGTTTCATTATATCGCCGCCGCCGCCGGACGTCATCTCGTTCGGCTGCGGCTATTGAGATTCAAGGCCGGATTCGCTAGCTTCATGGTTAAACCCGTTGCAAAAAGGGGAATTATTCTATGGTTCGCATGATCCGTAAACCCAAATCGAAGATTTACGTCACCGAGGACAACCTGGGACAAACGAAAAACGTTATCGAGTTTCAATATTTCGACGCTCCGGACGCGCCCAATACCTGGAATCCCAATATGGATATTTTCGAGACGGAAGAGGACGTCGTCATCATGATCGAAGCGGCCGGACTGGACGAAGATTCGGTACGCTTGCACGCTATGGATAACCGCCTGGTGCTGACGGGCGAGCGCCGTTTGGAAATGGAAGCCTCCATCATCCGTTATCATCAATTGGAAATCCAGTTTATGCCCTTCCAAAAAACCATCATTATTCCGGGCATAATCGACGTAGAGAAAGTCAGAGCCAAATATCGCAACGGAATGCTTACGATCAGCGTGTCCAAGCGTTATCTCGAAGGGAATTGCGAAGAATGACCGAAATCGTTCAAGAAAAGATCGAGGAAGCAAAAATCCCCGACTGGCTGCCGTTGGTGATGTTGAATAACGCCCTCCTTTTCCCCGGAGCGGCGGCTCCCATCGCTGTCAGCAGCGACGAGGCAACCCGCGCCATCGAAATCGCCGCCAAAAGCAACCGCCTCTTCGCCGCCGTCGCGATTCGAGAGGAGCCCAAAAAAAACACGCGTTCCTATAACCATTTATATAAGGTCGGTTCCGTGGGACTTATCCTGCGGATGATGCGCGGCGCCCAGGACGTTACCCAACTTGTCGCCCGAGGCTTGCAGAAAATCCGCATCCTTAGCATCCAAAACCGCGACGGCGTTCCCTGGGCCAAAGTCAAAACCATAGAGGAAGACAAGCAATCCTCCAAGAAGATCGACGCTCTGACCCGCCAGGTGGCGCAAATGGCGGAAATGCTGATCCAACGGGCGCCCCTGATCCCGGACGAATTGCAAGGACTCCCCTCCTCTATGCAAAATCCCCACCGCCTAGCCTACATGGTTCTGAGTCTGACGCGAGCGAAAGTGCCCCGGCTGCAAGCGATCTACGAAGCGGAGACGCTGGAAGAAAAACTGCGTCTGACGCTGAAGGAAATCACAAGCGAATTGGAAATCATCAACCTGGGCGGAAAAATTCAAGAGGAAATTCAAAACAAGATTGGAAATTCTGAAAGGGAGTTTTATCTG of Candidatus Omnitrophota bacterium contains these proteins:
- a CDS encoding carbohydrate binding domain-containing protein, translating into MTRCDRNSILCLCILSGIAVSLNAGELTPFLLPWDDAGDGVTNVSALLDKPAGKSGFIHIENGHFIDGAGRRFRILGVNMAFSGNFPTHEQSEKVAARMAKYGINGIRHHHMDTLRAPNGVWKEGTPEKQALDAENLDRFDYFIYQLKRHGIYSNINLKVGRKTVAADGLPQADKLPGYDKGVDHYFPRLIELQKNYARDLLTHRNPYTGTRYIEEPCIAMIEINNESGLASKWSGGDLDDLPAEYVVPLQLDWNRFLQKKYANTGAVQTAWRAAASGSGQEQLKEGANHWVFQQIEEGKGTRQIVPEGPDGAEALKLTTTAVGKESWHVQTFYPGLSLKGGGFYSFSAWMKSDRSRDVSVGVKMNHSPWEGLDEAKNIQVGSEWKKVELSFSPNRDEPDARLDIGDLGDELGILWVAQFSLIDGTPIGLPAGESLENASINVLPRSRFGERSAAAKRDWIEFLVQRETQYYQDMNQYLRGELGVKSIIAGTQLGFGAVASQLANDFIDHHAYWRHPVFPNKPWDAVDWYVRNDSILNEMSNPLEQLMQARVEGRAYTVSEYNHPAPNTYASECIPLTMAYAAFQDWDGVFFFAYSHNNNFSKKSMNSFFDIAGNTPKMLAMPAAANMFLRGDISPAKQRAVGAMSYREYLGNLTEHNGSTWYRPFSDAGIKSTAPYWMRTEMRFEENPQPVENPKVPPTTRIMTSDTDELTWDNSMKGKSFAAIRAEKTKGFVGFVSGRHFDLGHGVKLEIGETIQDWANILLTYMGEKNKERSWLLTATGYAENQGMKWKDGGKESVGNQWGEGPPMVEAIPLQLTFSRTDPPLKEAPLVSAKLFSLDERGVRKEVIPQAIQFSDEAVVVDLMRNQPSLWYELVFPSASVGDGGQY
- a CDS encoding Hsp20/alpha crystallin family protein is translated as MVRMIRKPKSKIYVTEDNLGQTKNVIEFQYFDAPDAPNTWNPNMDIFETEEDVVIMIEAAGLDEDSVRLHAMDNRLVLTGERRLEMEASIIRYHQLEIQFMPFQKTIIIPGIIDVEKVRAKYRNGMLTISVSKRYLEGNCEE
- a CDS encoding Maf family protein; this translates as MGFPVFSGIILASESPRRRKLLEKMDIVFQTIPSDLVEMPPLGERPNVYASRMALEKAVKVGQAYADYLIVGADTVVAVDAVIMGKPKSPEEALLMLSRLSNRWHEVWTGICVYNQKQNIQIVQAVCSSVRFRNLSLQDIEEYVKSGEPMDKAGAYAIQGRGKVLVKEIKGSFHNIIGLPTLELGKIFQQLGISTNTGSVETAY